A window of the Drosophila simulans strain w501 chromosome 2L, Prin_Dsim_3.1, whole genome shotgun sequence genome harbors these coding sequences:
- the LOC6739221 gene encoding ATP-dependent RNA helicase WM6 yields the protein MADNDDLLDYEDEEQTETTAVENQEAPKKDVKGTYVSIHSSGFRDFLLKPEILRAIVDCGFEHPSEVQHECIPQAVLGMDILCQAKSGMGKTAVFVLATLQQLEPSDNNTCHVLVMCHTRELAFQISKEYERFSKYMPTVKVAVFFGGMAIQKDEETLKSGTPHIVVGTPGRILALIRNKKLNLKLLKHFVLDECDKMLEQLDMRRDVQEIFRSTPHGKQVMMFSATLSKDIRPVCKKFMQDPMEVYVDDEAKLTLHGLQQHYVNLKENEKNKKLFELLDVLEFNQVVIFVKSVQRCVALSQLLTEQNFPAIGIHRGMTQEERLNRYQQFKDFQKRILVATNLFGRGMDIERVNIVFNYDMPEDSDTYLHRVARAGRFGTKGLAITFVSDENDAKILNEVQDRFDVNISELPEEIDLSTYIEGR from the exons ATGGCCGACAATGACGATCTTTTGGACtacgaggatgaggagcagaCCGAGACCACTGCGGTCGAGAACCAGGAGGCGCCCAAAAAGGATGTCAAGGGCACCTACGTGTCCATTCACAGTTCCGGCTTCCGTGATTTCCTCCTGAAACCGGAGATCCTGCGCGCCATCGTGGACTGCGGCTTCGAGCATCCCTCGGAGG TTCAGCACGAGTGCATTCCGCAGGCCGTACTGGGCATGGACATCCTCTGCCAGGCCAAGTCCGGTATGGGCAAGACCGCCGTCTTCGTTCTGGCCacgctgcagcagctggagccGTCGGACAACAACACCTGCCACGTCCTGGTCATGTGCCACACCCGCGAGCTGGCCTTCCAGATCAGCAAGGAGTATGAGCGATTCTCCAAGTACATGCCCACAGTCAAG GTTGCTGTCTTCTTTGGAGGAATGGCTATTCAAAAGGACGAGGAGACCCTCAAGAGCGGCACCCCGCACATTGTGGTGGGCACCCCTGGCCGAATTCTCGCCCTCATTCGCAACAAGAAACTCAATCTGAAGCTTTTGAAGCACTTTGTTCTCGACGAGTGCGACAAGATGCTGGAGCAGCTGG ATATGCGTCGTGACGTTCAAGAGATTTTCCGTAGCACGCCGCACGGCAAACAAGTGATGATGTTCTCTGCCACATTGAGCAAGGACATTCGTCCCGTTTGCAAAAAGTTCATGCAAGAT CCCATGGAGGTCTACGTCGACGATGAGGCCAAGCTGACGCTGCACGGACTGCAGCAGCACTATGTCAATCTGAAGGAGAACGAGAAGAACAAGAAGCTGTTCGAGCTGCTCGACGTGCTCGAGTTCAATCAG GTGGTCATCTTTGTGAAGTCTGTGCAACGTTGCGTGGCGCTGTCGCAGCTGCTGACGGAGCAGAACTTCCCCGCCATCGGCATCCATCGTGGTATGACCCAGGAGGAGCGTCTGAATCGCTACCAGCAGTTCAAGGACTTCCAGAAGCGCATTCTGGTGGCCACCAATCTCTTTGGCCGCGGCATGGACATCGAGCGTGTGAACATCGTGTTCAACTACGACATGCCCGAGGATTCCGACACCTACTTGCATCGCGTGGCCCGTGCCGGTCGCTTCGGCACCAAGGGACTGGCGATCACCTTCGTTTCGGACGAGAACGACGCCAAGATACTTAACGAAGTACAGGATCGTTTCGATGTGAACATCAGTGAGCTGCCCGAGGAAATCGATCTCTCTACATACA TTGAGGGACGCTAG
- the LOC27208636 gene encoding lamin Dm0: MSSKSRRAGTATPQPGNTSTPRPPSAGPQPPPPSTHSQTASSPLSPTRHSRVAEKVELQNLNDRLATYIDRVRNLETENSRLTIEVQTTRDTVTRETTNIKNIFEAELLETRRLLDDTARDRARAEIDIKRLWEENEELKNKLDKKNKECTTAEGNVRMYESRANELNNKYNQANADRKKLNDDLNEALKELERLRKQFEETRKNLEQETLSRVDLENTIQSLREELSFKDQIHSQEINESRRIKQTEYSEIDGRLSSEYDAKLKQSLQELRAQYEEQMLINRDEIQALYEDKIQRLQEAAARTSNSTHKSIEELRSTRVRIEGLNAHIHDLEQANADLNSRIRELERQLDNDRERHGQEIDLLEKELVRLREEMTQQLKEYQDLMDIKVSLDLEIAAYDKLLVGEEARLNITPATNTATVQSFSQSLRNSTRATPSRRTPSAAVKRKRAVVDESEDHSVSDYYVSASAKGSVEIKEIDPEGKFVRLFNKGSDEVAIGGWQLQRLINENGPSTTYKFHRSVKIEPNGVITVWSADTRASHEPPSSLVMKSQKWVSADNTRTILLNSDGEAVANLDRIKRVVSQHTSSSRLSRRRSVSAVDGNEQLYHQQGDPQQSSEKCAIM; this comes from the exons ATGTCGAGCAAATCCCGACGTGCTGGCACCGCCACGCCGCAGCCCGGCAACACCTCCACCCCCCGGCCGCCATCGGCGGGtccgcagccgccgccgccgtccaCTCACTCGCAGACGGCCTCCAGCCCCCTCAGCCCCACCCGGCACTCGCGCGTGGCCGAGAAGGTGGAGCTGCAGAACCTGAACGATCGCCTGGCCACCTACATTGACCGGGTGCGCAACCTGGAGACGGAGAACTCCCGCCTCACCATCGAGGTGCAGACCACCAGGGACACGGTCACCCGCGAGACCACCAACATCAAGAACATCTTCGAGGCCGAGCTGCTGGAGACGCGCCGTCTGCTCGATGACACGGCACGGGATCGCGCACGTGCCGAGATCGATATCAAGCGTCTCTGGGAGGAGAACGAGGAGCTCAAGAACAAGCTGGACAAGAAGAACAAGGAGTGCACCACTGCAGAGG GCAATGTCCGCATGTACGAGTCGCGCGCCAACGAGCTGAACAACAAATACAACCAGGCCAACGCCGATCGGAAGAAGCTTAACGACGACCTGAATGAGGCGCTTAAGGAGCTGGAGCGACTGCGCAAGCAGTTCGAGGAAACGCGCAAGAACCTGGAGCAGGAGACACTGTCGCGCGTTGACCTGGAGAACACCATTCAGAGTCTGCGCGAGGAGCTCTCGTTCAAGGATCAGATCCACTCGCAGGAGATCAACGAGTCGCGCCGCATCAAACAGACGGAGTACAGCGAGATCGACGGTCGCCTCAGCTCCGAGTACGATGCCAAGTTGAAGCAGTCGCTGCAGGAGCTGCGCGCCCAGTACGAGGAGCAGATGCTCATTAATCGCGATGAAATCCAAGCCCTCTACGAGGACAAGATCCAGCGTCTGCAAGAGGCCGCCGCACGCACATCCAATTCCACGCACAAGTCCATCGAGGAGCTGCGCTCCACTCGTGTGCGTATCGAAGGACTCAACGCCCATATCCACGACCTGGAGCAAGCCAACGCCGACCTCAATTCGCGCATCCGTGAGCTGGAGCGCCAACTGGACAACGATCGCGAACGCCACGGTCAAGAGATAGACCTTCTCGAGAAAGAGCTCGTTCGGCTGCGCGAAGAGATGACGCAACAGCTCAAGGAGTACCAGGACCTTATGGACATCAAG GTCTCCCTGGATTTGGAAATCGCCGCATACGACAAGCTGCTGGTGGGCGAGGAGGCTCGTTTGAACATCACCCCGGCCACCAACACGGCCACAGTGCAGTCCTTCAGCCAGTCGCTGCGCAACTCCACGCGTGCCACGCCATCGCGTCGCACTCCCTCTGCTGCCGTGAAGCGCAAACGCGCCGTGGTCGACGAGTCGGAGGATCACAGCGTCTCCGATTACTATGTGTCCGCCAGTGCCAAGGGCAGCGTGGAGATCAAGGAGATCGATCCCGAGGGCAAGTTCGTAAGGCTGTTCAACAAGGGCAGCGACGAGGTGGCCATCGGTGGctggcagctgcagcggctgaTCAACGAGAACGGTCCTTCGACCACTTACAAGTTCCATCGGTCGGTGAAGATCGAGCCAAACGGCGTGATCACCGTTTGGTCGGCGGACACTAGGGCCTCGCACGAGCCACCATCGAGCCTTGTGATGAAGTCACAGAAGTGGGTCTCCGCCGACAACACCAGGACGATTTTGCTGAACTCCGACGGCGAGGCCGTGGCCAATCTGGATCGCATCAAGCGCGTTGTGTCCCAACACACATCCTCCTCCCGGCTGAGTCGTCGTCGCAGCGTCAGCGCCGTGGACGGCAATGAGCAGCTCTACCACCAGCAGGGCGATCCTCAGCAGTCAAGCGAGAAGTGCGCCATTATGTAA